The Pagrus major chromosome 17, Pma_NU_1.0 genome includes a region encoding these proteins:
- the irx4a gene encoding iroquois-class homeodomain protein IRX-4a: MSYPQFGYPYSSAPQFLMTTNSLTTCCESTGRSIADSGVAASGQTPVYCPVYESRLLATARHELSSAAALGVYGSPYTGGQGYGNYVTYGTDASAFYSLGTFDTKDATASAHAGITQATAYYPYDPTLGQYQYDRYGSMDGGTRRKNATRETTSTLKAWLQEHRKNPYPTKGEKIMLAIITKMTLTQVSTWFANARRRLKKENKMTWPPRNKGSEEKRYDDDEDGSQEEQIKSENNEDAETRSRPDKDLQLSDLDDFDTLESESSECELKHRYHMNTHMTTTGDLPGDHLIKDTSLKISIPVSLGGEQDLSKSCLKTSPEDFQADSRQQVKACYNQQQQQQQQGHQILDGKPRIWSLAQTATSLNQTEYPSCMLRCQPPPPPSSLSPSPAATSPVTGLDNRQDSPVTTLRNWVDGVFHDPLFRHSTLSQALTNTTVSWTANTKGAILEAERSSAALQQHHDSSKDSAMSFPKSINKLFCS, encoded by the exons ATGTCATATCCACAATTTGGATATCCCTACTCGTCTGCTCCACAA TTCCTGATGACAACCAACTCTCTGACCACTTGCTGCGAGTCCACCGGCAGATCCATAGCCGACTCCGGAGTAGCGGCGTCCGGGCAGACACCAGTCTACTGTCCCGTGTACGAGAGCCGGCTGCTGGCCACGGCGAGGCACGAACTCAGCTCGGCCGCCGCGCTGGGCGTGTACGGCAGCCCCTACACCGGCGGCCAAGGCTATGGGAATTACGTTACATACGGCACGGACGCCTCGGCTTTCTACTCGCTG GGCACATTCGATACTAAAGATGCCACAGCTTCTGCGCATGCGGGAATAACCCAGGCAACAGCCTACTACCCATATGATCCTACCCTGGGACAGTATCAGTATGACAG ATATGGTTCCATGGACGGGGGAACGAGGCGGAAGAACGCCACGCGCGAGACGACCAGCACGCTGAAGGCCTGGCTGCAGGAGCACAGGAAGAACCCGTATCCGACCAAAGGGGAGAAGATCATGCTGGCCATCATCACCAAGATGACCCTGACGCAGGTGTCCACCTGGTTCGCCAACGCCAGGAGGAGGCTCAAGAAGGAGAACAAGATGACATGGCCGCCGAGGAACAAGGGCTCAGAGGAGAAGAGATATGACGACGATGAGGACGGGTCGCAGGAGGAGCAGATAAAAAGCGAGAACAATGAGGATG CAG AGACCAGGAGTCGGCCCGATAAGGACCTCCAGCTGAGCGACCTGGACGATTTCGACACGCTGGAGTCCGAGAGCTCGGAGTGCGAGCTGAAGCACCGGTACCACATGAACACGCACATGACGACGACGGGCGACCTCCCCGGCGATCACCTCATCAAGGACACGTCTCTGAAAATCTCCATCCCTGTTTCTCTGGGAGGGGAGCAGGACTTGAGCAAAAGTTGCCTCAAAACGAGCCCGGAGGACTTCCAGGcggacagcagacagcaggtgaaGGCGTgctacaaccagcagcagcagcagcagcagcagggacaccAGATATTAGACGGCAAACCTCGCATCTGGTCTTTGGCCCAAACTGCGACGTCCCTGAACCAGACTGAGTACCCGTCCTGTATGCTGAGGTGCcagccgccgccgccgcccTCCTCCCTCAGCCCATCCCCCGCCGCTACCTCACCCGTGACCGGCCTGGACAACAGGCAGGACTCGCCGGTCACGACCCTGAGAAACTGGGTGGACGGGGTTTTCCACGACCCCTTGTTCAGGCACAGCACTTTGAGCCAGGCTCTGACCAACACCACCGTCTCTTGGACCGCGAACACCAAAGGCGCCATCCTGGAGGCCGAGAGGAGCTCGGCGGCCTTGCAGCAGCACCACGACTCCTCCAAAGACAGTGCCATGAGCTTCCCCAAAAGTATCAACAAACTCTTCTGCTCCTAA